The following proteins are encoded in a genomic region of Cyclonatronum proteinivorum:
- a CDS encoding T9SS type A sorting domain-containing protein, whose product MKKAVQILIAAFFLLSMGLGAIQAQSMQFNVEFSNQSPQPGEEVEITFIAENAVDLFYYGLEIGYDPSRTDYTGIEPGTLMGNNPLSIADNLNDTTIGASVVRTSGTGEGNGAVVTFRFTIDENAGEGPLNFAILNPDVRNGDGNPISVTVPNGFVLNVQPLAEETRTVIFKVDMSVQRQNGNFNPGLTDVVYTRGAFNGWSLDTPMTLVEDDIYEAVVEIAGPQGQSEEYKFFIEAGDGRDLPDGGWETFDGDRTFDLGEPGIVQVLDKVFFSNELPEEQPDLRPVVFRVNLQYYIDPEVDLFNPSFMDVYVRGTFNNFDLTDQMEVIDDAVYELTVMVPGNEGDSPEFKFFVFVPEEFSEFEFPNGGWELLNDDPELNRTFELGPANQTQDLGMFFFNDMMPPEPEPFRPVEFFVDMSVQQQLGNFQPQAGDQVFVRGSFNDTQFGELIPMFETSNQVFSGTVDIFGQEDEEILYKFFVQAGDDRELPNGGWEIGDDRSFLLGEAFEPQVLPVVFFNDEDEFPEPDPVRPVTFSVDMNVQIALGNFTPDSEDVVAVAGSFNDWSAVALSESDTPGIYSIALDVAGEEGEMAAYKFVLNDIFELDGLPERNFELGPAGQAQFLDVVFFNDEDEFPEPDPVRPVTFSVDMSVQKELELFDTSLGDEVNVRGNINGTSFMENFTMNAAGDGIFEVSIDVEGDAGLDIEYKFYVEAGEGREFPNGGWEIIDGDPDLNRSFTLGQADEPQVLDTFFFNNDEGEVIPEPEVRNVTFLVDMSVQQASGFYQPETGDSVWVGATFNDFQPVNHLTLVADGVYSVGIDVEGDEGSPVAYKFFITAGDERELPFDGFEQLGDDPTQNRVLELGPADVPMVLDTVFFSDDEGEVVPEPEVRNVTFFVNMSVQQASGFYQPEAGDQVWVGADFNEFQPVNEMFLVDTMTGVYAVGIDLEGDAGSPVEYKFFITPGDDRELPFDGFEQLGDDPSENRVFELGPADEPQLLDEVFFGNEEPVEPEIVIVWPGDTNNDGVVNEEDVLPLGLYWNLTGPARENASTEWTAQPALAWEPVESTFADTDGSGLVNQTDLLAIGLNFGNTHGDAATESGPIAEEIFPALQPGDRILITLNAAAETAIQGLSYAFGVEGAAADSYDVSSYTIGSWGEVWEATNRLLEFDTIRDGLVAGARVHRGQTQAQPATGLFSIEIDILQPIAAGSAFFVQRVAYVSEASAIESFETLVLDVEIQTGSSATDGTELPQFTQLHQNYPNPFNPTTNITFDLSAPATVTIDVVNILGQRVAVLANQEDLSAGSHVRVFDAGRLNSGVYLVRMTTGSESFTRKMMLVK is encoded by the coding sequence ATGAAAAAAGCAGTACAAATCCTGATAGCTGCCTTTTTTCTGCTAAGCATGGGGTTGGGTGCCATACAGGCTCAGTCTATGCAGTTTAATGTTGAGTTCAGCAATCAATCCCCGCAACCGGGAGAAGAAGTTGAAATAACTTTTATAGCAGAAAATGCGGTAGACTTATTCTACTACGGCCTTGAAATCGGTTATGATCCTTCAAGAACTGATTATACCGGGATTGAACCCGGCACGCTCATGGGTAATAATCCCCTAAGCATTGCAGACAATCTCAACGATACTACCATTGGCGCAAGCGTAGTGCGTACAAGCGGCACAGGTGAAGGAAACGGTGCGGTTGTCACCTTCCGGTTTACCATCGACGAAAATGCCGGCGAAGGCCCACTTAATTTTGCAATCCTAAATCCGGATGTACGGAATGGGGACGGAAATCCCATATCGGTTACTGTTCCGAACGGTTTTGTGCTAAACGTTCAACCGCTTGCGGAAGAAACAAGAACAGTGATTTTTAAGGTCGATATGAGTGTTCAGCGTCAAAACGGAAATTTTAATCCGGGCTTAACTGACGTTGTTTATACGCGCGGTGCTTTCAACGGCTGGAGCCTCGATACCCCTATGACACTGGTAGAAGATGACATCTACGAGGCGGTTGTAGAAATCGCAGGTCCGCAGGGGCAGTCCGAAGAATATAAATTCTTTATTGAAGCCGGTGACGGCCGCGATTTGCCCGACGGTGGATGGGAAACTTTTGATGGCGATCGCACTTTTGACCTGGGTGAGCCCGGTATAGTTCAGGTTTTGGATAAAGTTTTTTTCAGCAATGAGCTCCCGGAAGAACAGCCTGATCTGCGGCCCGTTGTATTCCGTGTTAATCTTCAATACTACATAGATCCCGAAGTTGATCTTTTTAACCCGAGCTTCATGGATGTTTATGTGCGGGGCACATTCAACAACTTCGACCTGACTGATCAGATGGAGGTTATTGATGATGCTGTATATGAGCTAACCGTAATGGTGCCGGGTAATGAAGGGGATTCACCCGAGTTCAAATTCTTCGTTTTTGTTCCGGAAGAGTTCTCTGAATTTGAGTTCCCCAATGGCGGATGGGAGCTCCTGAATGACGATCCCGAGCTTAACCGCACTTTTGAACTTGGTCCCGCTAACCAGACACAAGATCTGGGCATGTTCTTCTTCAACGATATGATGCCCCCTGAGCCGGAGCCCTTCCGTCCCGTTGAGTTCTTCGTGGATATGAGTGTACAGCAGCAGCTTGGCAACTTTCAGCCGCAGGCTGGTGATCAGGTTTTTGTACGCGGCTCCTTCAACGATACCCAATTTGGCGAGTTGATACCCATGTTCGAGACCAGCAACCAAGTCTTCTCGGGTACAGTCGATATTTTTGGACAGGAAGACGAAGAAATTCTGTACAAATTCTTTGTCCAAGCCGGAGATGATCGTGAGTTGCCGAATGGCGGTTGGGAAATCGGTGATGACCGAAGCTTCCTTCTGGGTGAAGCCTTTGAACCGCAGGTGCTACCCGTTGTATTTTTCAATGATGAAGATGAGTTTCCCGAGCCGGATCCGGTGCGCCCCGTTACTTTTTCGGTGGATATGAATGTTCAGATTGCCCTTGGCAACTTCACACCGGATAGCGAAGATGTTGTTGCAGTTGCCGGCTCCTTTAATGACTGGAGTGCTGTTGCGCTGAGCGAATCGGATACGCCGGGTATTTATTCCATTGCCCTTGATGTAGCCGGAGAAGAGGGTGAAATGGCAGCCTATAAATTCGTGCTGAATGATATTTTCGAGCTTGACGGACTCCCTGAGCGGAATTTTGAGCTGGGTCCCGCCGGGCAGGCGCAGTTCCTGGATGTTGTATTCTTCAATGATGAAGATGAGTTTCCCGAGCCGGATCCTGTGCGTCCTGTTACCTTCTCGGTAGATATGAGCGTGCAAAAAGAACTCGAGCTATTCGATACGAGCTTGGGCGATGAAGTAAATGTGCGCGGAAATATCAACGGTACCAGCTTCATGGAAAATTTTACTATGAACGCGGCAGGCGATGGTATTTTTGAGGTTAGCATTGATGTGGAAGGTGATGCGGGACTTGATATTGAATACAAGTTTTACGTAGAGGCCGGTGAAGGCCGCGAGTTTCCCAACGGTGGCTGGGAAATTATTGATGGCGACCCGGATCTGAACCGCAGCTTTACCCTTGGCCAGGCTGATGAGCCACAGGTGCTTGATACTTTCTTCTTTAACAATGACGAAGGCGAGGTTATCCCCGAGCCGGAAGTCCGAAACGTGACCTTTCTCGTGGATATGAGTGTGCAGCAGGCCTCTGGTTTTTATCAGCCTGAGACGGGTGACTCCGTTTGGGTTGGCGCAACCTTCAATGACTTCCAGCCCGTGAACCACTTGACCTTAGTCGCCGATGGCGTTTACTCCGTCGGCATTGATGTGGAAGGCGACGAAGGCAGCCCCGTAGCGTATAAGTTTTTCATCACTGCCGGAGATGAGCGTGAGCTCCCGTTTGACGGATTCGAACAACTCGGTGACGACCCGACGCAGAACCGCGTATTAGAGCTGGGACCGGCTGACGTTCCAATGGTTCTTGATACGGTATTTTTTAGTGATGATGAAGGGGAAGTCGTCCCGGAGCCCGAAGTACGCAACGTTACTTTCTTCGTGAACATGAGCGTGCAGCAGGCAAGTGGCTTTTACCAGCCTGAAGCCGGTGATCAGGTTTGGGTAGGCGCTGATTTCAACGAATTCCAGCCGGTGAATGAAATGTTCCTGGTTGATACGATGACTGGCGTCTATGCAGTTGGCATTGACCTTGAAGGCGATGCCGGAAGCCCGGTGGAGTACAAGTTTTTCATCACTCCCGGTGATGACCGCGAGCTTCCGTTCGACGGGTTCGAGCAGCTTGGTGATGACCCTTCGGAAAATCGCGTATTTGAACTCGGCCCTGCTGATGAGCCGCAGCTGCTGGATGAGGTATTCTTTGGCAATGAAGAGCCTGTTGAGCCCGAAATAGTCATTGTATGGCCCGGTGACACCAATAACGACGGTGTTGTAAATGAGGAAGATGTCCTTCCGCTTGGACTTTACTGGAATTTGACGGGTCCGGCGCGTGAAAACGCAAGTACGGAATGGACAGCTCAGCCAGCCCTTGCATGGGAGCCTGTTGAGTCCACATTTGCCGATACCGACGGTTCCGGTCTTGTAAATCAAACCGATTTGCTCGCTATCGGTCTCAACTTTGGCAACACGCACGGAGATGCTGCAACCGAATCCGGGCCGATTGCCGAAGAAATCTTTCCAGCCCTGCAGCCCGGTGACCGGATCCTGATCACCCTTAATGCAGCTGCTGAAACAGCTATTCAGGGGCTCTCCTACGCATTTGGTGTTGAGGGTGCAGCCGCTGATAGTTACGATGTAAGCAGTTACACCATCGGAAGCTGGGGTGAAGTATGGGAAGCCACAAACCGCCTCCTTGAGTTTGATACAATCCGTGACGGGTTGGTTGCCGGTGCACGCGTACACCGGGGGCAGACACAGGCGCAGCCTGCAACCGGTCTGTTCAGCATTGAAATCGATATTTTGCAGCCAATTGCTGCCGGATCCGCTTTCTTCGTGCAGCGTGTCGCGTATGTAAGCGAAGCAAGTGCCATTGAAAGCTTTGAAACACTCGTGCTTGATGTTGAAATCCAGACCGGATCGTCAGCCACGGATGGCACCGAGTTGCCGCAGTTCACGCAGCTGCATCAAAACTACCCGAACCCGTTTAACCCCACCACCAATATCACCTTTGATCTCAGTGCTCCGGCAACTGTTACAATAGATGTGGTGAATATTTTGGGGCAGCGGGTAGCTGTTCTCGCCAATCAGGAAGACCTGAGTGCGGGCAGCCACGTGCGCGTGTTCGATGCCGGACGTCTCAACAGCGGTGTCTATCTCGTTCGCATGACGACCGGCTCAGAAAGCTTCACCCGCAAAATGATGCTGGTGAAATAA
- a CDS encoding wax ester/triacylglycerol synthase family O-acyltransferase → MAQSSAQILRAEVLSGADSAWLRMEQPQNQMVITGMLKLGHSPDWKVFEEVIRKRLLIFDRFRQRVLNPDTIPIWVPDHHFELSYHIRQVDLSDRPHQPAIQEYVEEMLSNPLDFSRPLWELHLLETRDQTTLVAKLHHCIADGIALVRILLSLTTVSADGAYFDPIREYKPVRRTGKQHAGLFSTAGEGIKRIIKALYKFVSMPADTATHVKGELQTIKTAAWSAPVPLADVKALAAKYKTTINDILLWLACGALRRYLTTTGEKPEGASSFRVSIPVNLRYGDDTVMTGNQFGLVFLELPVGVENSQERLRLVQQRMNEIKASGEAWVAYGVLSLLGKMPLVVEQFVVKFLSSKCSAVVTNVPGPRRPLFLAGAKIEDIMFWVPKSGMLGVGISLISYNGGVRIGIASDAGRVPEPDLITRYFVELFDSETANKT, encoded by the coding sequence GTGGCCCAATCATCAGCTCAAATACTCAGAGCCGAAGTGCTTTCCGGCGCAGACTCAGCCTGGCTTCGTATGGAGCAGCCACAAAATCAGATGGTTATAACGGGTATGCTCAAACTTGGCCACAGCCCGGACTGGAAAGTTTTTGAGGAGGTCATTCGGAAAAGGCTGCTGATTTTCGACCGCTTCAGGCAGCGTGTCCTAAACCCGGATACCATCCCGATTTGGGTGCCGGATCATCATTTCGAGCTTAGCTATCACATTCGCCAGGTTGATTTAAGTGACAGACCGCACCAACCGGCTATTCAGGAGTATGTTGAGGAAATGCTAAGCAATCCGCTTGATTTTAGCCGGCCACTCTGGGAATTACATCTGCTGGAAACGCGGGATCAAACTACATTAGTGGCAAAACTGCATCACTGTATCGCGGATGGTATCGCTTTGGTACGCATCCTGCTTTCCCTTACAACTGTATCGGCCGATGGCGCTTACTTTGATCCTATTCGTGAATACAAACCCGTACGACGAACCGGCAAACAGCATGCCGGTCTGTTTTCGACTGCGGGTGAAGGTATCAAAAGGATCATCAAAGCACTTTATAAGTTTGTAAGTATGCCAGCGGATACAGCTACGCATGTTAAAGGCGAACTTCAGACCATAAAGACAGCGGCTTGGTCAGCACCAGTACCACTTGCAGATGTAAAAGCACTTGCAGCAAAATACAAAACCACCATTAATGATATCCTGCTATGGCTCGCATGCGGCGCATTGCGTCGTTATCTCACTACAACGGGTGAAAAGCCGGAGGGCGCGTCATCTTTTCGTGTCAGTATTCCGGTAAATTTGCGGTACGGTGATGATACGGTAATGACCGGAAATCAATTTGGACTCGTATTTCTTGAGCTGCCTGTTGGGGTTGAAAACAGTCAGGAAAGGCTGCGTCTCGTACAGCAGCGTATGAATGAAATTAAAGCTTCGGGCGAGGCTTGGGTCGCGTACGGTGTTTTAAGCCTTCTGGGTAAGATGCCGCTTGTAGTGGAACAATTCGTGGTGAAATTCCTGAGCAGTAAATGCTCTGCTGTAGTAACAAATGTGCCCGGCCCCAGAAGACCTCTTTTTCTCGCCGGTGCAAAGATTGAAGACATCATGTTCTGGGTGCCAAAGTCAGGTATGCTCGGGGTGGGAATAAGCCTGATCAGTTACAATGGCGGGGTTAGAATCGGTATCGCTTCTGATGCCGGTCGTGTACCCGAACCGGATCTTATTACCCGCTATTTTGTAGAGCTTTTTGATTCAGAAACTGCAAATAAAACTTAG
- a CDS encoding metal-dependent hydrolase, translated as MDPLAHTLFGASMAEAGLKRKTALATTTLIIGANIPDVDAVAMFVSADYALLVRRGWTHGILALLFWPFLLTAFMLWADHLLQKWRVRKGKQRSGPPMHKGWLLGVAFLGVWSHPLLDWLNTYGIRLLMPFDGTWFYGDTLFIIDPWFWLLTGAGVVLARSESRLGLAGWIVLGTALTALITTAEIVPLTAKILWGVGVALIIGMRWSGLYRRHTQKIAAVLLTGAILYTALMYAGARLTTHHARAALQAQGTEVTAVMANPIPALVTQRTGVAASETHYYMFFINWLRPETFTLQRDPVPIIAPDEIAQVALQSPDVRGLLNWIRFPHYETRRTPNGWQVYIRDLRFVQPDQVEDIGIGMAVIDLDENLEVIQVVP; from the coding sequence ATGGATCCTCTCGCACACACGCTTTTCGGTGCCTCTATGGCTGAAGCCGGTTTGAAGCGTAAAACCGCGCTTGCCACGACGACCCTTATAATCGGCGCAAATATTCCTGATGTTGATGCGGTTGCGATGTTCGTGAGCGCCGATTACGCACTGTTGGTGCGCCGGGGCTGGACACATGGCATTCTCGCCCTCCTGTTCTGGCCGTTTCTCCTTACCGCTTTTATGCTGTGGGCCGATCACCTGCTTCAAAAATGGCGGGTCCGGAAGGGAAAACAGCGAAGCGGTCCGCCGATGCACAAAGGCTGGCTGCTGGGAGTTGCCTTTCTCGGGGTTTGGAGTCATCCGCTGCTTGATTGGCTGAACACCTATGGCATTCGCCTGCTGATGCCGTTTGACGGCACCTGGTTTTATGGCGACACGCTATTTATCATTGATCCGTGGTTTTGGCTGCTCACAGGTGCCGGGGTTGTACTGGCCCGTTCGGAATCCCGGCTTGGACTTGCGGGATGGATTGTCCTCGGGACGGCCCTCACAGCGCTGATTACGACGGCTGAAATTGTACCTTTGACGGCAAAAATTTTGTGGGGTGTAGGTGTGGCGCTCATCATTGGGATGCGATGGTCGGGGCTGTATCGCAGGCATACGCAAAAAATTGCGGCTGTTTTGCTGACTGGCGCCATCCTGTACACGGCCCTGATGTATGCCGGTGCCCGCCTCACTACGCACCATGCCCGTGCAGCCCTGCAGGCTCAGGGAACAGAAGTCACCGCCGTGATGGCCAACCCGATTCCGGCCCTTGTGACCCAACGCACAGGCGTTGCTGCGTCAGAGACACACTATTACATGTTCTTTATTAACTGGCTGCGCCCCGAGACCTTCACCCTGCAGCGCGACCCCGTTCCAATCATTGCCCCTGACGAAATTGCGCAGGTCGCTCTGCAATCTCCGGATGTACGCGGCCTGCTCAACTGGATTCGCTTTCCGCACTACGAAACCCGCCGTACCCCCAACGGCTGGCAGGTGTACATACGCGACCTCCGCTTCGTGCAACCGGATCAGGTGGAAGATATCGGAATTGGGATGGCGGTAATTGACCTTGACGAAAACCTTGAAGTCATACAGGTTGTACCGTAA
- a CDS encoding STAS domain-containing protein — protein sequence MNYTSKTHQNKKIVFIRPDYKEGTEREAAPLIKSINAALAEENPEVIIINLKTITFMDSNFLGGLVKGLKATLKAGSELLLTDLQPPVKSMFELTKLHNIFQVHATEQSALGSL from the coding sequence ATGAATTATACATCGAAGACCCATCAAAATAAGAAAATCGTCTTTATTCGGCCTGATTATAAAGAAGGTACTGAAAGAGAAGCCGCTCCGCTCATTAAGTCCATAAACGCCGCATTGGCTGAAGAAAATCCGGAAGTTATTATTATCAACCTTAAAACGATAACTTTTATGGATAGTAACTTTCTGGGCGGCCTTGTTAAAGGGCTAAAAGCAACGCTTAAAGCCGGGTCCGAACTACTTCTCACAGATTTACAGCCACCCGTGAAATCGATGTTTGAGCTTACCAAGCTTCACAATATATTTCAGGTTCATGCTACTGAGCAGAGTGCTCTCGGGTCTCTGTGA
- a CDS encoding PP2C family protein-serine/threonine phosphatase, which yields MTDTINPPDTETKKKVLLVDDEVAMQKLFGFALRKGGFEVLSASNGNEALEVLSETIPDAIVCDIMMPELDGFGLRNILKMSPELYEIPFLFLSAFNTEENIIKGIDLDADDFISKTDGSNVVVSKLKNVIRKREHIRSKLVGEMQAASHATGVLLDAPDPPEVPGYTIDHFHQSHEGIPGGDFIDYTDINENLLCVLGDVMGKRWKAWVFAHAYAAYVRSSLRVMTSGDDTENAGPAAILNRLNRVLFRDDQVNESTLALTLVMLEPEKGIVRVSNVMQYPLLHCHAADGTVTEVQPKSTTVLGIRPNAEFDELSVNLAPGDVIVAFTDGLSELFMSEDQAKGFRMVKECLEELFAERELSASLIVEELLKKAGVKLMRDDATLLFIRRDTV from the coding sequence ATGACTGATACCATAAATCCGCCTGATACTGAAACCAAGAAGAAGGTGCTACTTGTTGATGACGAAGTAGCTATGCAAAAGCTTTTTGGCTTCGCCTTGCGCAAAGGCGGATTTGAGGTACTTTCTGCTTCTAATGGGAATGAAGCGCTGGAGGTGCTCAGTGAAACCATTCCGGATGCCATCGTTTGTGATATTATGATGCCCGAGCTGGATGGATTTGGGCTGCGAAATATCCTTAAAATGAGCCCGGAGCTCTATGAAATTCCGTTTCTGTTTTTGAGCGCCTTCAACACGGAAGAAAATATTATCAAAGGCATCGACCTCGATGCAGACGATTTTATCTCTAAAACCGACGGCAGTAATGTAGTAGTATCCAAGCTCAAAAACGTAATTCGCAAACGTGAACACATCCGGAGCAAACTTGTCGGTGAAATGCAGGCGGCTTCACATGCAACAGGAGTACTGCTTGACGCTCCGGATCCCCCTGAAGTACCGGGTTATACCATTGACCATTTTCATCAGTCGCATGAAGGCATACCCGGAGGCGATTTTATTGATTATACCGATATCAATGAAAATCTGCTTTGCGTACTCGGGGATGTAATGGGTAAGCGATGGAAGGCATGGGTTTTCGCACATGCGTATGCTGCGTACGTCCGATCATCACTGCGGGTCATGACATCAGGTGATGATACAGAAAATGCAGGTCCGGCAGCCATATTAAACCGCCTTAACCGGGTACTTTTTCGCGACGATCAGGTCAACGAATCAACCCTCGCCCTCACACTCGTGATGCTTGAGCCGGAAAAAGGCATTGTGCGGGTAAGCAATGTAATGCAGTATCCGCTGCTTCACTGTCATGCGGCTGATGGCACCGTTACAGAAGTGCAGCCCAAATCGACTACAGTACTTGGCATCCGGCCCAATGCTGAATTCGATGAATTAAGTGTTAATCTGGCGCCGGGAGACGTTATTGTAGCTTTTACCGATGGCCTTTCTGAATTATTTATGTCAGAAGATCAGGCTAAAGGATTCCGCATGGTTAAAGAATGTCTGGAAGAACTTTTTGCCGAACGGGAACTAAGCGCATCGCTTATTGTCGAAGAACTGCTCAAAAAAGCAGGAGTCAAGCTGATGCGTGACGATGCCACACTGCTTTTTATCAGGCGTGATACCGTTTAG